The sequence AACAAAACAATCCTGTTTGTTTGCACAAAGAAACAAGGTCAAGATGAAATTAGAGAAGCAGCAATAGCTTGTGGTATGCCTTATGTTACTTATAAGTGGCTTGGCGGTTTGCTTACAAATTTTTCTACCGTCAAAAAAGGTGTAGAGAATCTAAAAAGACTTACAGAACTTGAAGAAAGTGGCGAGATAAATAAGTACACCAAAAAAGAAGCAAAAATTTTGATGAAAAAGAAAGAAAAACTAGAAAAATACCTTTCTGGTATAAAAAATATGACAAAATTGCCAGATGTTATCATAGCAGTTGATACCAAACGAGAAGAACTTGCTATTAAAGAAGCAAATAAGTTAAGGATTCCTGTAGTTGCACTTGTTGATACAAATTGTGATCCAGATCCAATAGATTATATTATTCCAGGAAATGACGATGCAATAAGATCGATAAGTTTACTTGCACAAAAGATGCAAGAAGCAGTATTAAGAGGTAAAGAGCGCTATAATAAAGAACTAGCAGATAAAATAGAAGCTGAAAAATTTGAAGAAGCTATAGCTGAAAAAGTTGAAAGCGAA is a genomic window of Desulfurella sp. containing:
- the rpsB gene encoding 30S ribosomal protein S2, giving the protein MSHITMKELLEAGVHFGHQTKRWNPKMKPYIFAARKGIHIIDLQQTLYYFEKAYEFVEEQAAANKTILFVCTKKQGQDEIREAAIACGMPYVTYKWLGGLLTNFSTVKKGVENLKRLTELEESGEINKYTKKEAKILMKKKEKLEKYLSGIKNMTKLPDVIIAVDTKREELAIKEANKLRIPVVALVDTNCDPDPIDYIIPGNDDAIRSISLLAQKMQEAVLRGKERYNKELADKIEAEKFEEAIAEKVESEEEFSEEEDL